One genomic window of Salmo salar chromosome ssa12, Ssal_v3.1, whole genome shotgun sequence includes the following:
- the LOC123725460 gene encoding mpv17-like protein isoform X1, producing the protein MDWRHTRNVAVVAFSFHGNFNFFWMRFLERRFPGNSVRMVVRKLFLDQTTAAPLATSVFYTGVSFLEGKEDIFQDWREKFLNTYKTGLMFWPFMQFLNFSMVPLYMRTTFTGCCAFVWATFLCFSRQSGDGTANAALAWMFTPKQDTTTEPEAEKLGPKVDQTGPKVDQTGPKPDTEGPKPENPSPKEETNTHR; encoded by the exons ATGGACTGGAGGCACACACGCAATGTGGCAGTGGTCGCTTTCAGTTTCCATGGCAACTTTAACTTCTTCTGGATGCGGTTTTTGGAGCGTAGATTTCCCGGGAATTCGGTCAGGATGGTTGTGCGTAAACTTTTCTTGGACCAGACCACAGCCGCTCCTCTGGCCACTAGTGTATTCTACACAG GGGTGAGTTTCTTGGAGGGCAAAGAGGACATTTTCCAGGACTGGAGGGAGAAGTTCCTGAATACATATAAG ACTGGACTCATGTTCTGGCCATTCATGCAA TTCCTGAACTTTTCCATGGTGCCTCTGTACATGCGGACCACCTTCACAGGGTGCTGTGCCTTCGTCTGGGCCACCTTCCTGTGTTTCTCACGTCAGAGTGGGGACGGCACGGCTAACGCCGCCCTCGCATGGATGTTTACTCCAAAACAGGATACGACGACAGAGCCTGAAGCGGAGAAACTAGGGCCCAAAGTGGACCAGACAGGGCCAAAAGTGGACCAGACAGGGCCCAAACCTGACACAGAAGGACCCAAACCAGAGAACCCAAGCCCCAAAGAGGAGACAAACACCCACCGTTAA
- the LOC123725460 gene encoding mpv17-like protein isoform X2 produces the protein MDWRHTRNVAVVAFSFHGNFNFFWMRFLERRFPGNSVRMVVRKLFLDQTTAAPLATSVFYTGVSFLEGKEDIFQDWREKFLNTYKFLNFSMVPLYMRTTFTGCCAFVWATFLCFSRQSGDGTANAALAWMFTPKQDTTTEPEAEKLGPKVDQTGPKVDQTGPKPDTEGPKPENPSPKEETNTHR, from the exons ATGGACTGGAGGCACACACGCAATGTGGCAGTGGTCGCTTTCAGTTTCCATGGCAACTTTAACTTCTTCTGGATGCGGTTTTTGGAGCGTAGATTTCCCGGGAATTCGGTCAGGATGGTTGTGCGTAAACTTTTCTTGGACCAGACCACAGCCGCTCCTCTGGCCACTAGTGTATTCTACACAG GGGTGAGTTTCTTGGAGGGCAAAGAGGACATTTTCCAGGACTGGAGGGAGAAGTTCCTGAATACATATAAG TTCCTGAACTTTTCCATGGTGCCTCTGTACATGCGGACCACCTTCACAGGGTGCTGTGCCTTCGTCTGGGCCACCTTCCTGTGTTTCTCACGTCAGAGTGGGGACGGCACGGCTAACGCCGCCCTCGCATGGATGTTTACTCCAAAACAGGATACGACGACAGAGCCTGAAGCGGAGAAACTAGGGCCCAAAGTGGACCAGACAGGGCCAAAAGTGGACCAGACAGGGCCCAAACCTGACACAGAAGGACCCAAACCAGAGAACCCAAGCCCCAAAGAGGAGACAAACACCCACCGTTAA